One Geminocystis sp. M7585_C2015_104 DNA window includes the following coding sequences:
- a CDS encoding NYN domain-containing protein translates to MSTIIPSTILLVDGYNVIGSWPQLQKIKEEQGLERARNSLIEILINYAGYKQIEVRIIFDAHYQKNPQNEERWSKYVTVYYTSYSETADSYIERFCASFQRRNPHSRTRLIVATSDIAQTTTVRGYGAECMSAASLQQEIDTTSAKQKKNFRPRRCTTRLFNRINKETQRKLEEIRLGRHP, encoded by the coding sequence ATGAGTACAATAATCCCCTCGACCATCCTACTAGTGGATGGTTACAACGTCATAGGTTCATGGCCGCAACTGCAAAAAATCAAGGAGGAACAGGGATTGGAACGGGCTCGGAATTCCCTGATTGAAATTCTAATTAATTACGCCGGCTATAAACAAATAGAAGTAAGAATAATTTTCGACGCCCACTACCAGAAAAATCCCCAAAACGAAGAAAGGTGGAGCAAATACGTAACTGTATATTACACCTCCTATTCAGAAACGGCCGACTCGTACATCGAAAGATTTTGTGCCTCCTTCCAAAGACGCAATCCCCACAGTCGTACTAGGCTTATCGTAGCTACATCGGATATAGCCCAGACTACCACGGTGAGAGGCTATGGCGCCGAGTGTATGTCAGCAGCCAGTCTCCAACAGGAAATAGACACCACCAGTGCCAAACAGAAAAAAAATTTCCGCCCCCGCCGATGTACAACTCGTCTTTTCAACCGCATCAATAAGGAGACCCAACGGAAACTGGAGGAAATCCGGTTAGGCCGTCATCCCTGA
- a CDS encoding ABC transporter ATP-binding protein produces the protein MRGEGGDNSSGGNGQDWAILVENLSFSWDGKTRVLDSCTLAVPRGELWMLLGSNGCGKSTLLRILANLLMPDSGDIYIESPMGFVFQNPDHQLVMPTVGADIAFGLVAEKLTLPQIRERVKEALAAVNLPDFQMRPIHTLSGGQKQRVAIAGALARHCRVLLLDEPTALLDSDTQMELVSLVRTIVKEKHITALWVTHRLEELKYADGYFLLKGGRVVQQGHPRELGIITS, from the coding sequence ATGAGGGGGGAGGGGGGGGACAATAGCAGTGGTGGCAATGGGCAAGACTGGGCAATCCTAGTGGAAAACCTGTCCTTTAGCTGGGATGGGAAGACTAGGGTTTTAGATTCCTGTACCCTAGCTGTACCACGAGGGGAACTTTGGATGTTACTGGGGAGTAACGGCTGTGGCAAGTCGACACTGTTGAGGATATTGGCAAATTTGCTGATGCCCGACAGTGGCGATATTTATATTGAGTCTCCTATGGGCTTTGTGTTTCAAAACCCCGATCACCAGTTAGTAATGCCAACCGTGGGTGCTGATATTGCCTTTGGCCTAGTAGCCGAAAAACTCACCCTGCCACAGATAAGAGAAAGGGTAAAAGAAGCCCTTGCTGCCGTGAATCTACCAGACTTCCAGATGCGTCCCATTCATACCCTCAGTGGCGGACAAAAGCAGAGGGTGGCCATTGCAGGCGCTTTAGCCCGTCATTGTAGGGTATTGTTGCTAGATGAGCCTACTGCCCTTTTGGATTCAGACACACAAATGGAATTGGTGAGTCTAGTGAGGACAATTGTTAAAGAAAAACACATTACTGCCTTGTGGGTGACTCATCGTCTGGAAGAGTTAAAATATGCTGACGGGTATTTCCTGCTCAAAGGCGGTAGGGTAGTACAACAGGGGCATCCGCGGGAGTTAGGAATTATTACCTCCTAG